AACCTCAGCTTCTGCCTGTACAATCTCAAATTCAGCCATTCTTCCTGCAGCAATCATTGCCCGGTTAACATCAACTAATTTATGTGATCGATTAAGAGATTCGCGAGCAATTTTTAGCTGCTCTTGTGCCTGCAATAATGCTCTGTAAGAAGTAATGATCCCGGTGACAGTTTGTGAAATTATTGATTTTAAATTAAGCCGGTTAATTTGCTCACTCAGTTGTGCCAAGCGAACAGGTGCTGTTGCAATATTTTTACCGGCACCACGCAGTAAAGGTTGAATGACAGTGATGCTGGCACCATCGTTTGTGGAAAAGCCAGCCATATTCGCTTTTGTATTAATATAGTTCCATCCAAGGCTTACTCTTGAACCATAAGGTGTCAGGATAGTGGTTTTTGGTGACACAGCCCCCTGACGATAACGGTCATCCTGGTTATATGTGGCAAGATAATTGCCGCTAAGCGTCAATTTCGGGTTGAATCTGTCTTGAGACACTGTAAGATCAAATTTCTGAGAAATACGGTTCAAATAAGCGCTACGTATAGCACGATTGTTTCGGAGTCCCAAATAAATAGCATCTCCCAATGTCATTTCAATTTTCTGTGCATGCAATGAGATGTCTGGGGAGTTAAAAGTTAAATTTTTTTCTTGCCCGGCAGAAACAGCCTGTTCATTTGAAAACGAATAAGCATCTACACTGACAGGCACAAATAGTATTGATATTGCTATTAAAATTTTAATCATCACGTAATGCCTGGACAGGAGATAAACGCGCCGCAGAGACTGCTGGCGATAGCCCAAATAAAAGCCCTGTAATTGCCGCGCCGCCAACACCCAGCATAAAACCTGAGGGATATAATGAGAAAGTTCCCCAGCCAGAGTAATAGACAAATAACCAGGCTGTAATAAGGCCCATAAGTGCGCCGGTAAGTGCTCCCAGACCAGTAAGAACGGTGGATTCAATTAAGAAAAGTAATGCGATATCTTTAGGTCTGGCTCCTAACGCTATACGGACGCCAATTTCACGACGCCTTTCAGCAACGTTCATCACCATAACATTCATAACACCGACTCCACCAACCAAAAGCGCTATTCCTCCAAGACCAGAAAGGAACCAGGAAAACAGACGTGACTGTTTTTCCATACCTTTAAGTAATTGTTGAGGGAATTGTACGCTTATTTCAAAACCGGAATTTTTTTTTGCTAGCCAGTTGCGTAAAATATGGGCATTTTGAACGACGTGCTCATAATCATGATTACGAATAAGAACACTTGTAATGTATGGGTTAGGAAATATACGACGCATACTGTCTATGGGCACAAAAATGGAATCATTAACGGAAAAAGGTACCAATGGGTTTTGTTCATCACTTTTGATTATCCCTATTACCTCGAAAAGGTACCCGGCAAGCTGAATATGATCCCCCGGCTTGATGTCTTTCCCTGCATTTTCCATTTGATTAGCGATATTTCCTCCCAGAACTGCATAAGTATTCCCCGTATCATATATGCTAAGAAATCGTCCCACTTTGAGATGCAGGCCCAAAACATCTGATAATTTATCAGTGCTCCCTATCGTTGTTACGTTCAATACTTGTCCTTTGAAAAGAGCATCTATATTTGCTGAGACTAAAGGGGCTACTGCAATTGTTTCAGGAATCAGTGTGTTTAAATCACTGGTATTTAAGGTTGTATTAACCGAAATTGTCTCGTTTCGATTACCAACAGGCAGTTGAATAGTCGCTGCAATCATATCGGTACCCATCCCTTTGAAGACGCTCATTGCCTGTAATTGCGCATTGTGACCAATATTTAGTAACGCAACGACGGCCATACAACCTATAGCGATTCCAATGAGAGCCAGAAATGCACGACGACCGAGGAGCCTTAAGTTTTCCAGAGATTCTCGTAAAATGTGTAAGCAAGATGGACCATAGACGAGTTTTAATTCTGAGTATATGAATGTATTGCGTTTAGCCGTTGGCATGAGATCTTTCACTGATAGTACCATCATGTACTTCTATACAACGAGACATACAGCCAGCAAGGCTTTTATCGTGCGTCACTAACAGAAGTGTTGTTTTTTCTGTTTGATTTAGTGACATTAATAAATTAATAATGCCTTCGGCATTTTTGCTATCGAGATTACCGGTAGGCTCATCGGCCAACAACAATATGGGTTCGCCTATTAATGATCGTGCGATAGCCACACGCTGGCGCTGCCCACCTGAGAGATCGGCGGGTTTATACTGGATTTTGTCGCTTAGCCCAACACGATTCAGCTGTATCTTCGCTGCCTTATAGGCATTTGATTTAGATACGCCGCGATAGAAAAGCGGTAATGCGACGTTATCTAATATTGTAAGGCGTGGTAAAAGATTATAGCTTTGAAAGACAAAGCCAATGATTTGGTTTCTGGCTATTGCTCTTATTTCACTATTAGCTTGTGACATTTCAGTGCCATTGATAAATACACTTCCAACATTAGGTTTATCTAAAAGGCCAATGATGTTGAGCAACGTGCTTTTCCCTGATCCTGAAGCGCCAACAATAGCGCAACTTTGACCATGGGGAATTGACAATGAAATGTTATTTAATATAACCTGCCGGGAAAGGTCTTTAAGATATGAATGAGAAATATTTCTCAGGCAAATTATATCTTTATTGTATTGAACCTCTGTCATTATTCGTGATTTTATCTTTTCATCTCAACTTCATTTCTGAGAAATAAATGCGTCTAATAGTGTTTTGTTTTCCGGGAAAGAAGTGGTAAGGAAGCTCTGGGGATCATGGAGCAATTTCCCATCAACCAAACTGAAGCCATTTTTCAGTCCTTTCTCCGTGACAGTGAATACGCCATTGACGTTACGCCAGTCTGGTTCTTCCGTTTTTAATGTCACTTCACTGGCAGTTTCAATAATATAATTTTTTTGTCCTTTACCCTCGTAAGTAGCGAATTTAGCACCCAAATTTTGACCATTTACCACTGCTTCAAGGAAATCGAAATTGGCTTTGTGCGAAAATGAATAGCCTGCGTCTAATTCATAGTTCAAAAAGCCTGTGTCAAGAACGGAGCCGGAATAGCCTTTACTACTTTTAATTCTTGTTGCAGTAGCAGTATCAGCTTCAGTAAATATGAAGGTTTGCTGATGTCCTTCCATATCAAACATGGTTCCATCATTGACGTTTGCCATTACACCGTTAAACATTCGATACGTTCCCAGGTCATGCGCTAAGTCGTCAACATATCTCAAGTCAGCACCCTCATTTTGAGCCTGCTCGTATAAGTCAGATAATATACTCTGATCTTGAGTAGTTAAAAAATTAACAGAAGACATATTCATGTTATTAACATTTAGCTGTGTTTGAACAGGAGGGGTAGAATCACTGTCACCAAAAAGGCGAGACATCATTATCTCTTTACCACTAAAGCTAATGTTCGCAATCGCTGACTCTGTATTTTCTTGTGTTCTGTTTAATTTAAAAGGCTGAGAGGAAATGGTTTTCAAACGGGTGCCTGACGTATCCTGCATCTGTTTGTATGTTACATATGATTGATTGATCATCATGATTGATATCCCTCTCGCCTGTGGTTAGTTAATTACATCTATTGATACTTAGTAAGAAAACTCGACGGTGACGCTTTCGTTACGTGATGGCTGTAACGTCTCTGATGGTGCGCCTGTAACAGTATGGCGCAGAGAAATCCGACTGCCAGCATCGAAACGTACATCATTCAACGCCGTGGTTGATGATGAAGAACCGCTGCTTACCGGAATACAACGTGTTGGGCCTGACTGATAAGGTTGATATATGCATAATTCCGTCGTGTGCGTATAAGCAGCGGGATATGCGGCCTAATCAAAGCGAATCAGAGTCAATGTTTTGGTTGGGTTTGCAGAGCCTTTTTGGAAGTCAGCAACCTGGAATGTAAACAAGGTTGACGTAACAGGCGCTGTGCCAGCGGAGTAAAGACGGATTGAAGATGGCACTACTGTCTTTGTAATGGATCCCGTCGCTGCCATTGCAGGCAGAGAAGCAGCACATGCAGCCAGTGCTAAAGATAAATAAACAAGATTTTTTCTCATTGTTTTTCCATATAAAATTCCATTTTTACACAGAACTGAGTATACCGTTCTGAGCCCTTAAGGTGCTTTTGCTTCCAACATTTGCAAAATAACCCTAAGTCTGGAGTAACGGCAGAGAATCCATTTACTTTAGCCACCAAAAATAATAGGTGACCAGGGAAAATCCCTTTTGCCTGCTCGCTTCATGGTTTTCTTATCTTCAAAGGCTGATTTAACACCATAGATAACACTTTTGGTAAGGAAGACGATGGGAACACCGACAAAAGACTTATCGCCAGATATGAAAACGTTATCGGCTATTTTCCTAATGTCGCTGGTTAATTTAACCGGCTGCGTGGCTGACCAGGCGACGTTTAATCGCGCCGGAGACATGCGCATTATCAATGGCGAGGTTTGTATTTATACCGCGCAGGCCGGGCCGGGGGATGTCTTTACGCAGTATGCGGTTTATTCCATCGATGACCCAAACCCGAAGCGCCACGCGGTGCTTTTACCTGCGTATCAGACCTGTCTGCCAAACGGCGCTTACCAGAAGGGTGAAGCGTGGGTGGCAGAGTATGTGCTGATGAAGCCCGGCGGTGAACTGCAAAAATACGCCGTATCGTTTACCTCGCCCTGAAGCCAGACGCCCACATGCCTGCTTTAGCGCACATCAGGCTAACCCCTGTGGGCGTTTAATGTCGTCTTACTCCCCGCGACTCTGTTATGATTCTATGACTGCAATTTATTAACATCAGAACAACAAAGGAGTCGGGATGAATTCGCAATCCCAGGCCAAATCCCCCGAGGCGCTGCGTGCGCTGGTCGCCGGGACGTTAGCCAATTTCCAGCACCCCACCCTGAAGCACAACCTCACGGCGCTGAAAGCGCTGCATCACGTCGCCTGGCTTGATGACACCATCCACGTCGAGTTACAGATGCCGTTTGCCTGGCGCAGCGGTTTCGAGGAGCTGAAAGAGCAGGTGAGCGCCGAGCTACTGCGTTTAACCGGTGCCAGCGCCATCGACTGGAAACTGTCGCACAGTATCGCCACCTTAAAACGCGTGAAAAACCAGCCGGGCGTGAACGGTGTGAAAAACATTATCGCGATAAGTTCCGGTAAGGGCGGGGTAGGGAAGTCCTCCACCGCCGTCAACCTGGCGCTGGCGCTCGCGGCGGAAGGCGCGAAAGTGGGCATTCTCGATGCCGATATCTACGGCCCATCAGTGCCGACGATGCTCGGCGCGGAAGGCGAACGCCCGACCTCGCCGGACGGCACCCATATGGCGCCGATTATCTCTCACGGTCTTACCACTAACTCCATTGGTTATCTGGTGACCGACGATAACGCCATGGTATGGCGCGGCCCGATGGCGAGCAAAGCGCTGCTGCAACTGCTGCAGGAAACCATGTGGCCGGATCTCGACTATCTGGTGCTGGATATGCCGCCGGGCACCGGCGACATCCAGCTGACGCTCGCCCAGAACATTCCGGTGACCGGCGCGGTGGTGGTGACCACACCGCAGGACATCGCGCTTATCGACGCCAAAAAAGGCATCGTGATGTTCGAGAAAGTGGAAGTGCCGGTACTCGGCATTGTCGAAAACATGAGTATGCACATTTGCAGCAATTGCGGTCATCACGAGCCGATTTTCGGCACCGGCGGCGCGCAGAAGCTGGCGGAAACTTATCATACTCAGCTGCTGGGCCAGATGCCGCTGCATATCTCGCTGCGTGAAGATCTCGACCGCGGCCAGCCGACCGTTATCTCCCGCCCGGAGAGCGAATTCACCACGCTTTACCGCCAGCTGGCGGGCCGAGTGGCGGCGCAGCTCTACTGGCAGGGCGAAGTGATCCCGGGCGATATCGCGTTTCGCGCGGTGTAACGCCGGGAGCGTTTCGCGCCATGACAGACGCCTCCTCCGGGAGGCGTTTTTTATGGTCAGGATTTACGAAAATGCAGGAGCAGGTAAGCGCCCTCTGGGGCGTCGCCGTGCCCCTCCTGCACCCAGCCGTGACGGGCATAAAAGCGCAGCACGCGTTCGTTTTTTTCAAGACACTTAAGCGCGCCGGTGCCGGTAAACCGCGCCTGCACGGCCTCAAGCAGCGCCGCGCCGACGCCGCGCCCCTGAGCGTCCGGGGCGACAAACAGGTGATGTAGAAAATTGTCGTTTTCGGCGATGGACGCAAACCCGAGCCGGTGACCGTCCGCCTGCGCCACCAGAATCGTTTCGCCAAGCGTGTCGGCGTCAAAATCCTCCAGTTGCCATTCGCTGCCATCAAGCCACGGCCAGCCTTCGCGCCGGGCGTGTAAATAGATCGTGCGTAAAAACGGACGATCGCTCTCTTCCCAGGGCCTGATCTCCACTGCGTTTTTCTTCATTAACGACACTCACTTACCGTTTTTTGGGTTTCTTCATAGAAAGTTATGGCACAGCAGCGTATTTTACGCGCTCTTAATTATCAGCGCGGAGCGTGGGCGTGTACGAGTTCAATCTGGTGTTATTGCTGCTCCAGCAGATGTGCGTGTTTCTGGTGATCGCCTGGGTGATGAGTAAAACGCGGTTGTTTATCCCGCTGATTCAGGTCTCGATTCGCCTGCCGCATAAGCTGTTGTGCTACGTCACGTTCTCCTGTTTTTGCATTATGGGCACCTATTTCGGGCTGCATATTCAGGATTCCATTGCCAATACCCGCGCCATCGGCGCCGTCATGGGCGGCCTGCTCGGCGGGCCGCTGGTGGGCGGGCTGGTGGGGCTTACCGGCGGTCTGCATCGCTATTCGCTCGGCGGCATGACCGCGCTGAGCTGCATGGTGTCAACGATTGTCGAGGGGCTGCTCGGGGGCATCGTTCATAGCTGGCTGATTCGCCGCGGGCGCACCGATAAAATCTTCAACCCTTTTACCGCAGGCGCAATTACGCTGGTGGCGG
This sequence is a window from Cronobacter sakazakii. Protein-coding genes within it:
- a CDS encoding ABC transporter permease is translated as MMVLSVKDLMPTAKRNTFIYSELKLVYGPSCLHILRESLENLRLLGRRAFLALIGIAIGCMAVVALLNIGHNAQLQAMSVFKGMGTDMIAATIQLPVGNRNETISVNTTLNTSDLNTLIPETIAVAPLVSANIDALFKGQVLNVTTIGSTDKLSDVLGLHLKVGRFLSIYDTGNTYAVLGGNIANQMENAGKDIKPGDHIQLAGYLFEVIGIIKSDEQNPLVPFSVNDSIFVPIDSMRRIFPNPYITSVLIRNHDYEHVVQNAHILRNWLAKKNSGFEISVQFPQQLLKGMEKQSRLFSWFLSGLGGIALLVGGVGVMNVMVMNVAERRREIGVRIALGARPKDIALLFLIESTVLTGLGALTGALMGLITAWLFVYYSGWGTFSLYPSGFMLGVGGAAITGLLFGLSPAVSAARLSPVQALRDD
- a CDS encoding GNAT family N-acetyltransferase → MKKNAVEIRPWEESDRPFLRTIYLHARREGWPWLDGSEWQLEDFDADTLGETILVAQADGHRLGFASIAENDNFLHHLFVAPDAQGRGVGAALLEAVQARFTGTGALKCLEKNERVLRFYARHGWVQEGHGDAPEGAYLLLHFRKS
- a CDS encoding ABC transporter ATP-binding protein — translated: MTEVQYNKDIICLRNISHSYLKDLSRQVILNNISLSIPHGQSCAIVGASGSGKSTLLNIIGLLDKPNVGSVFINGTEMSQANSEIRAIARNQIIGFVFQSYNLLPRLTILDNVALPLFYRGVSKSNAYKAAKIQLNRVGLSDKIQYKPADLSGGQRQRVAIARSLIGEPILLLADEPTGNLDSKNAEGIINLLMSLNQTEKTTLLLVTHDKSLAGCMSRCIEVHDGTISERSHANG
- the apbC gene encoding iron-sulfur cluster carrier protein ApbC; protein product: MNSQSQAKSPEALRALVAGTLANFQHPTLKHNLTALKALHHVAWLDDTIHVELQMPFAWRSGFEELKEQVSAELLRLTGASAIDWKLSHSIATLKRVKNQPGVNGVKNIIAISSGKGGVGKSSTAVNLALALAAEGAKVGILDADIYGPSVPTMLGAEGERPTSPDGTHMAPIISHGLTTNSIGYLVTDDNAMVWRGPMASKALLQLLQETMWPDLDYLVLDMPPGTGDIQLTLAQNIPVTGAVVVTTPQDIALIDAKKGIVMFEKVEVPVLGIVENMSMHICSNCGHHEPIFGTGGAQKLAETYHTQLLGQMPLHISLREDLDRGQPTVISRPESEFTTLYRQLAGRVAAQLYWQGEVIPGDIAFRAV
- a CDS encoding putative T6SS immunity periplasmic lipoprotein, which codes for MKTLSAIFLMSLVNLTGCVADQATFNRAGDMRIINGEVCIYTAQAGPGDVFTQYAVYSIDDPNPKRHAVLLPAYQTCLPNGAYQKGEAWVAEYVLMKPGGELQKYAVSFTSP
- a CDS encoding TolC family protein, translated to MLAARQLQGFYLGYRQQSLRRVYLLSRHYVMIKILIAISILFVPVSVDAYSFSNEQAVSAGQEKNLTFNSPDISLHAQKIEMTLGDAIYLGLRNNRAIRSAYLNRISQKFDLTVSQDRFNPKLTLSGNYLATYNQDDRYRQGAVSPKTTILTPYGSRVSLGWNYINTKANMAGFSTNDGASITVIQPLLRGAGKNIATAPVRLAQLSEQINRLNLKSIISQTVTGIITSYRALLQAQEQLKIARESLNRSHKLVDVNRAMIAAGRMAEFEIVQAEAEVASQELNFEQARNDLDAKRLELLQLLSLDLNTPIEATESLQAHDTKVDVVQAIKQAEYSQPQWLIKLIENEQANIDLAVAHNNSQWDVSLVGGANQVRRRDNQSGVSRTWENYVGIQVEIPVNDMSIHQAEVQARVNVRNSGIQLAEAHQQLEREVTNAVRDINARWRQYEISQRARDLSLRKLEIEREKLTVGRSSNFQVLSYENDLRNAENARLNTLINYLNAQAELDQQLGTTLQSWDITIND